CGGCCAGTGGGTGGTAGGACCCTCGATGGAATTAAAAGAAGGGTAAGGGCAGGAATGGGAAGGTGTCAAGGAGGTTTTTGTGCACCAAGGGTAATGGAAATTCTAGCCCGAGAACTAAAGGTAGATATTACCAGCATAGTTAAAGATGGGAAAAATTCATACATCTTAACTGGTCCTACCAAATCCAGAAAAAAGGATAACTAAGAAGGGGGAAGAGAGATGCTAAAATACGATATTGTAGTAATCGGTGGCGGTCCTGCTGGTTTGGCTGCAGCTATTGAAGGAAAGAAAAACGGTGTAGATAATATTTTGGTTATCGAAAGGGATAGAGAATTAGGGGGAATCCTTCAACAGTGTATCCACAATGGGTTTGGGTTACATGTATTTAAAGAAGAACTGACTGGTCCTGAATATGCCGAAAGATTTATCAATGAACTTAAAGAACAAGGTATCCAGTATAAATTAGATACAATGGTCCTTGAAATTACCACAGATAAAAAAATTAGAGCTATTAATACTAAAGATGGATATATTGAAATAGAAGCAAAGGCAATAGTTTTAGCCATGGGTTGTAGGGAAAGAACTAGAGGGGCTATAAATATACCAGGTACAAGACCTGCTGGAGTATTTACTGCGGGAACTGCCCAAAGATTTGTTAATATGGAAGGATATATGGTAGGAAAAGAAGTTGTGATTTTAGGTTCTGGGGATATTGGTTTAATTATGGCTAGAAGGATGACTTTAGAAGGGGCAAAAGTCCATGCAGTAGTTGAGTTAATGCCATATTCTGGCGGGCTTACGAGAAATATAGTTCAATGTTTAGATGATTTTGGTATTCCTTTATATTTGAGTCACACCGTTATAGAAATAAAAGGAAAAGATAGGGTGGAAGAAGTAGTAATAGCCCAAGTTGATCAGGATAGAAAACCAATACCTGGAACAGAAAAAACTTATAAATGTGACACATTACTCCTTTCTGTTGGTTTAATTCCTGAAAATGAGCTTTCAATTAATGCAGGAATTCAGTTAGATCCAATAACTGGTGGGCCTGTAGTTAAGCAATCAATGGAAACAAGTATCGAGGGAATATTTGCCTGTGGAAATGTTGTTCACGTCCATGATTTAGTTGATTGGGTTACAGAAGAAAGTAGAAGAGCAGGTAAAAATGCAGCAAAATTCGTATTAGGTAAGCTAAAAACTTGTAATAAACCAATAAAGACTATTGGGGAGAATGGAATTAGATATATAGTTCCTCAAGTAGTGGAATTAGAGAATATAGAAGATAAGCTGACTTTGATGATGAGGGTAGATAATATTTATCATAATGCAAAACTAGTAGTAAAAGATGGAGATAGAATAATAAAAACTATTAAACGAAATCATTTAGCACCAGGAGAAATGGAAACAGTTAATTTATCCTTAAAAGAGTTGGAAAATTTCAGTGGAGAACAATTGAAAGTAACCCTTGAGTTTGGGGAGGTGAAGTAAATGGGTAAAAAGAACTTAACTTGTATTGCTTGTCCTTTAGGATGTTCTTTAGAAGTAGAAAGGATTATAAATGGTGTTACTAGTTATAATGTATCAGGGAATAAATGTCCTAGGGGAGTAGATTATGCTATAAAAGAAATGACAAATCCTACTAGGATGGTGACATCTACAGTGAAGATAAAGGATGGTTTATTACCTAGAATACCGGTGAGAACATCTAAACCAATTCCTAAAGAAATGATTTTTAAATGTATGGAAGTATTAAATGATGTGGAAGTTAATGGACCAGTTAAAGCTGGAGATGTTATTATTAAAAACATTTTTGACTTAGATGTAGATATTATAGCCAGTAGAAGTATGTAAAGAATGGGTGGGGGAATTATGAGAAACAGCAAAGTCACTTTTATAAATACCGATATCAAGTTTAAAGAATTTAATAAACAGATTTATGATCAATTATTTGGGAAAATGTCAGATGGAGTTTTGGTAATAAATTCTTCGGGGTTAGTGGAATACTTAAATCCTTCCTATCAAAAAATTTTTGGGGTTAGTGACTTTGCTATGAAGGGAAGGAGCATTTATAATACAATTAATGATGACATAGTTTTAACATCATTAAAAAATAAGAAGAATTTAAAAGGTTATGTATATCATCCGGAAAAAAACAGGAAATACCGGGTGATAACTAGTGTTTTCTTTGAAGAGACCTTATTTAAAGGAATATTAGCCATTTATCATGAAGAAGATAGTTTCGAAACTTTTTATAGAAAGAGCATTAAAGATAATAAATCGTTAAAGATTAATCCAGCTTTTGCATATATTATTGGAAATAGCAAAGAGATTAAAGAAGCAATAAGGATAGCAGAAAAAGCTGCAAAAACTAATGCTACAGTGTTGATAAGTGGTGAAACGGGAACTGGTAAAGGGGTTATAGCAGAAGCTATTCACAAAGCGAGTCAACAATGGGATAAGCCCTTTGTTAAAGTCAATTGTGCAGCTATTCCATATAATTTATTAGAATCAGAGCTGTTTGGTCACGAACAAGGATCCTTTACCGGTGCCATAAAAAAGAAAATAGGTAAATTTGAACAAGCAAATGGTGGAACAATTTTTTTAGATGAAATAGGGGATATGCCTATCGACATGCAAGTTAAGGTTTTGCGGGTGATTCAAGAAAAAGAATTTGAACGGGTAGGAGGAAATGAAAGTATAAAATGTGATGTTAGGATAATAGCTGCTACCCATCGAAACCTTAAAGAATTAATGGAACAAGGCCTTTTTAGGGAAGATTTATATTACAGATTAAATGTTATACCTATCTATGTGCCCTCCCTAAAGGAAAGGAAAGAAGATATAATAGATTTGACATATCACTATATGAATAAAATAGGTAAGGAAATAGGTGTTTTACCTAAAACTTTAGATAGAGAAGTAGAAATGGCTTTTGCTAGCTATGACTGGCCTGGAAATATCAGAGAGTTAAAGAACTTAATAGAACGGCTAATGTTAATAGTAGACCATTCTATTATTAGACTTTCTGATTTACCACCTGAGATATCCAAAACCTATGAATTAAATATTCCTAAGTTAGAACGAAAGTCTTTAATAAACTTTAATTTA
This DNA window, taken from Anaerobranca gottschalkii DSM 13577, encodes the following:
- a CDS encoding NAD(P)/FAD-dependent oxidoreductase, which produces MLKYDIVVIGGGPAGLAAAIEGKKNGVDNILVIERDRELGGILQQCIHNGFGLHVFKEELTGPEYAERFINELKEQGIQYKLDTMVLEITTDKKIRAINTKDGYIEIEAKAIVLAMGCRERTRGAINIPGTRPAGVFTAGTAQRFVNMEGYMVGKEVVILGSGDIGLIMARRMTLEGAKVHAVVELMPYSGGLTRNIVQCLDDFGIPLYLSHTVIEIKGKDRVEEVVIAQVDQDRKPIPGTEKTYKCDTLLLSVGLIPENELSINAGIQLDPITGGPVVKQSMETSIEGIFACGNVVHVHDLVDWVTEESRRAGKNAAKFVLGKLKTCNKPIKTIGENGIRYIVPQVVELENIEDKLTLMMRVDNIYHNAKLVVKDGDRIIKTIKRNHLAPGEMETVNLSLKELENFSGEQLKVTLEFGEVK
- a CDS encoding DUF1667 domain-containing protein produces the protein MGKKNLTCIACPLGCSLEVERIINGVTSYNVSGNKCPRGVDYAIKEMTNPTRMVTSTVKIKDGLLPRIPVRTSKPIPKEMIFKCMEVLNDVEVNGPVKAGDVIIKNIFDLDVDIIASRSM
- a CDS encoding sigma-54 interaction domain-containing protein, which gives rise to MRNSKVTFINTDIKFKEFNKQIYDQLFGKMSDGVLVINSSGLVEYLNPSYQKIFGVSDFAMKGRSIYNTINDDIVLTSLKNKKNLKGYVYHPEKNRKYRVITSVFFEETLFKGILAIYHEEDSFETFYRKSIKDNKSLKINPAFAYIIGNSKEIKEAIRIAEKAAKTNATVLISGETGTGKGVIAEAIHKASQQWDKPFVKVNCAAIPYNLLESELFGHEQGSFTGAIKKKIGKFEQANGGTIFLDEIGDMPIDMQVKVLRVIQEKEFERVGGNESIKCDVRIIAATHRNLKELMEQGLFREDLYYRLNVIPIYVPSLKERKEDIIDLTYHYMNKIGKEIGVLPKTLDREVEMAFASYDWPGNIRELKNLIERLMLIVDHSIIRLSDLPPEISKTYELNIPKLERKSLINFNLDGNLASMEEYEKEIIKLALDKYGSFNGAAKVLGLTHKTVAAKARKYNLID